The window CAACCGGGGATTCTGGCCAAGGGAAATTGTTGTAGACAATCGTATTGGAATATCGGTAATCACTTTTTATCCTGCCACATACATAGCTTAGCCAAGCCATGTGCATAGCTGATGTAACTACGCCAAAGGTGTAAAGACTCGCATTTGGGATTGCCATGCAGGAATTGCCAACAACTACCTCAGCTGATAGGAATGCGAAGGGTACGTAGATCCTACTTTCGGAAGAATGAATTGGCACAAGCAGATAATCTGTTGTTGGCTGCCTGTCTTCAGTAAAAAGTGTTGGACTGTTTGCCCACTCTCGCGTAGATTCTTTATCACTGTCCAAGCGCATTTTCTCAACGCGCTTCACACGTGCCATCACTTTTGTCAACTTACGCAAAACATTAGGTTCAGCATCTTTAAGCCATAAGCACCAGCGAGATGTCCCGCTGATAAATTCATCTGAACCTGCATACTCACGCACAAAAGGAGCAGCCTCAGGTTCCGCAAGGAGCAACTCTTGCTTCTCTTCATCGGTCATTATGAGATTGCCACCATCAGCTGGTTTGCTCCCATAAATCATGGGCGATACTTGACAAAGGGGCCTTCGCCTGTTGGGCAATACCACTATAGGAGCATCAACTAAATAAGGATTTATCCGGCTGGCCACACGTTCCTCAGGTAGGCTCGTAGGGCGGCTATAGGTGAACAACCGTTTATTGGTGACTTCCTGAGGCCCAAAACCAATAATTACACAATGCACGGCGGCATTCTTTTTCCCTTCGTTACTCCATTTAAAGGTTTGGTGGGCAAATTGAATGTGCATCCCGAAGCGCCCTAACAGCGGTCCCCATAACAGGCTTACCTGTTCACCCTGCACAATAGAGTTAGTGCTAACTAGTGCAGCTCTTGCATTAGTGCGCTGGATATACTGCGCGGTTTTCCAATACCAACCAGCTACGTAGTCGAGATTACCAGCTCCTCTTGTCCCTTGTAAGACTATCAGCAACTCGGCTTTTTGCTCATCTGTCTGTAGTGACTTCCCCACAAAAGGCGGGTTGCCTAGCACATGTGTAGCTTGCTCGCGGGGTAGCACATCGCTCCAATCAGTGCTGAGTGCGTTGCCATGGCGGATATGGGCGTGCTGACGTAGCGGGATGCGGGCCATATAGTGGCCAAAGCGCTCAGATAAGCGTTGGTTCATCTGGTGATCTACAAGCCAAAGGGCTACCTCTGCGATGCGGGCAGCAAACTCATCTAGCTCGATACCATGCATCTGCTCCACAGTAAGACGTACGGCTGTTTCAACGCCCAATGGAAACTGGGTGCCACCCTGATCTGGGTATAGCAGTGCTAGCAAGTCGAGTTCGAGCAAGCGTAGCTCGCGGTAAGCCACTACTAGGAAGTTGCCACAGCCGCAGGCAGGGTCAAACAGGCGTAGGCCAGCCAGCCGGTTTTGCAACTCGCGGAGACGATTGTCTCGCTGAGTGGTGGCGGCCAAAGTGCCTAGATGATTTAGCTCGGCACGCAGCTCATCTAAAAATAGTGGACCTATGGCCTTTAAAATATTAGCCTCTGAAGTATAGTGTGCACCTTTTATCCGGCGCTCTTCATCATTCATCACGCTCTGAAACAGTGAGCCGAAGATGGCTGGCGAAATCTGCCCCCAATCTAGGCGCGTGGCGCTAAGAAGTAGTTGGCGCATAGTTTCATCAAACGCTACCGTGCGTAAGTTACCCTTGAATAGACCACCATTAACGTAGGGAAATTCGCGCAAGTAATCGGGCAAAGTGTCAGGGCGTTGATCTTCAGGCGTGTCGAGCACCTCAAAGAATTGGTGTAGCAGGGGGCCAAGCTGTTGGCCTCTGGGGCCAGCATGGTTACTTACCAAGTCCATGAAGCTAGCGCGGGGGAAGATGTCTGTATCTTCGGCAAACAAGCAAAATAGCAGTCGCACGAGGTAGCGCTCTAAGTCAGCCCCTCGGTAGCCACTGGCTTCTAACTTGTCGTGTAGCTTGCCCATACGCTCGGCAGCCTGCCGATTTACGGGATCTTGCTCTTGATAGCGGCGCTGCTCATAGCCAGCCATGAAGCCAAACAGACGGACATGCTTACCTAGCTCGGCTACAGCTATTTCAACGTGGTCGTCTGCTGTAGGTAGCACAGTCTTGTTGCGCAGGTCGTAGAAGCGCAGACGGGCAAAGTCGGAGGTGAATACATACTGTGGGCGTTCGTAGGCAGGTAATCCGCCGATATACTCGAGTGCTTGCTTGTAAGCCGCGTCTAGGTCGGGGTGCTTATCACGACTTTTGCTTTCGGCAAGTAATACCCCTGGCCAAAACAAGTCGATACGGCCTGGACCTAGATCTTCATCCGGCGATTCTATTACCCCACTAGGTAAGGACGTAGCACGCTTGCGCACGGCATATTCAAACCTAGCTGTACCACGGCGCTTTTTGCCGAATACATTAAAAAAGTCATTCCAAAAAGATTGGGCATCCTCATTTTCTTTTACCGCGTTGCGGTATTCATGAGCGAACTTTAAAGCGTTTTCCCTGATTCTTGGCCAGGGTAGAGGGATAGGTAAAGGCATAATAGAGAAAAGTGAAGCAGTAAGGTAGCGATACCCTACCTACACTTCAGACAAGAATGTTAATCGGTAAATAACCCTCCGTATCTCAAAGGGTATGGCAGGCCAGTTCCGACGTGCTAACACAAAAGGAGTTTGGAAGGCATAGAAGAAAGTGGTTTCTGCGAATAATATAGGGTGTAGGGTAGTCACTACTTGATATACTATTTTGTAGGTGCTACTGCACACCAGAATATGGT is drawn from Hymenobacter gelipurpurascens and contains these coding sequences:
- a CDS encoding DNA methyltransferase; the encoded protein is MPLPIPLPWPRIRENALKFAHEYRNAVKENEDAQSFWNDFFNVFGKKRRGTARFEYAVRKRATSLPSGVIESPDEDLGPGRIDLFWPGVLLAESKSRDKHPDLDAAYKQALEYIGGLPAYERPQYVFTSDFARLRFYDLRNKTVLPTADDHVEIAVAELGKHVRLFGFMAGYEQRRYQEQDPVNRQAAERMGKLHDKLEASGYRGADLERYLVRLLFCLFAEDTDIFPRASFMDLVSNHAGPRGQQLGPLLHQFFEVLDTPEDQRPDTLPDYLREFPYVNGGLFKGNLRTVAFDETMRQLLLSATRLDWGQISPAIFGSLFQSVMNDEERRIKGAHYTSEANILKAIGPLFLDELRAELNHLGTLAATTQRDNRLRELQNRLAGLRLFDPACGCGNFLVVAYRELRLLELDLLALLYPDQGGTQFPLGVETAVRLTVEQMHGIELDEFAARIAEVALWLVDHQMNQRLSERFGHYMARIPLRQHAHIRHGNALSTDWSDVLPREQATHVLGNPPFVGKSLQTDEQKAELLIVLQGTRGAGNLDYVAGWYWKTAQYIQRTNARAALVSTNSIVQGEQVSLLWGPLLGRFGMHIQFAHQTFKWSNEGKKNAAVHCVIIGFGPQEVTNKRLFTYSRPTSLPEERVASRINPYLVDAPIVVLPNRRRPLCQVSPMIYGSKPADGGNLIMTDEEKQELLLAEPEAAPFVREYAGSDEFISGTSRWCLWLKDAEPNVLRKLTKVMARVKRVEKMRLDSDKESTREWANSPTLFTEDRQPTTDYLLVPIHSSESRIYVPFAFLSAEVVVGNSCMAIPNASLYTFGVVTSAMHMAWLSYVCGRIKSDYRYSNTIVYNNFPWPESPV